The window GCCCTGCCAGCAGCAGCGCCGGCGCGATGCCGAGCGACGAACAGACCATGCACCCCACCATCAGCCCGAACCCCTTCGCGACCGCATCGTCGGCCAGCGCCAGGGCTTCGGTGAGCCCGCCGGTCTTGTCCAGCTTGACGTTCACATGGCTGTAGCGCCCGCGCAGCGCCGCCAGATCGGCACGCGTGTGGAGCGATTCGTCGGCACAGATCGCGATCCCCGCCGATACCTGCGCCAGCGCGCCGTCTTCGCCCGCCGGGAGCGGCTGTTCGAGCAGGTCGACGCGCTGTTCGCGCAGGAACGCGGCGAGCCCGTCGACCTCGGCGATGGTCCAGCTTTCGTTCGGGTCGACGATCAGCCGCGGCGCGGGGGCGGCGGCGCGGACGGCGGCGATCTGCGCCGCGGCATCCTCGCGGTTGACCTTTACCTTGAGCAGCGGGACGGTCGCGTGCCGCGCGGCGACCGCAGCCATCGCGTCGGGCGCGTCGATCGCGATCGTGATGGCGGAGGCGACCGGCGCGGCGGCGGCGACCCCGGCCAGCGCGGCGACCTCGCGGCCCGCCACGCGCGCCTCCACGTCCCACAGCGCATTGTCGACCGCGTTGCGCGCCGCGCCTGCGGGCATCACGGTCGCGATGTCGGCGCGCGATGCGCCCGCCTCGACCAGCGCGGCGATCGCGGCGATCTGCGCCAGTGCGTCGGGGATCGTCTCGCCATAGCGCGGATACGGCACGCCCTCGCCGCGCCCGACGTGCGCGCCGTCGCGGATATTCACCGTCACCACATCCGCCGCGGTCTTCACCCCGCGCGCGATGCGGAACGGCGCGTTCAGCGCGAAGCGGTCATGGGATGCGGAGAGGGTGCGCAGCACGTCAGGGTCCAATCGACGATGGCGTCCGCACCGAAGCGGTACGGATCGGTGCAGGGCAGGCCGAGCGCGTCGGCCGTCTCGGCGCACAGGCGGCGCGCAGCGGCCTCGTCCAGCTTCACGGTGTTGAGCGCGACGCCGACCGCCTGCACGTCCGGACTGGTCAGCCGCGCGACCGAAAGGTTGGCGGCGAGGCATTCCGCCAGCCCCGGCAGCGCATAATGCGGCAGCCCGCGCATATGGCCGCGCGACGGATCGTGGCACAGCACGATCGCGCGCGGCTGCGCCCCGTGGAGCAGCCCGGTCGACACGCCCGCGAAGCTGGGGTGGAACAGCGATCCCTGCCCCTCGATCAGGTCCCAGCCGTCGTCGTCGCGCGCCGGCGTCAGCACCTCGATCGCGCCCGAGATGAAGTCCGCCACCACCGCGTCGAGCGGCACGCCGTCGCCGGCGATCAGGATGCCGGTCTGCCCCGTCGCGCGAAAGTCCGCCGCGAGCCCGCGCGCGCGGAACGCATCGCGCAGGGTCAGCGTCGCGTACATCTTGCCCACGGAGCAATCGGTGCCGACCGTCAGCAGGCGGTTGCCCGCACGCGCGCGGCCGTTGCCGACGGGCAGGTGCGCGGGCGGATCGCGCACGTCGAACAGCGACACCCCCGCCTGCGCGGCGGCGGCGACCAGCCGCGGTTCGTCGCGCAGCCGCTGGTGGAGCCCCGACGCGACGTTCATGCCGCTCGCGATCGCGGTCAGCGCGTCCGCGATCAGGTCCGCGCCCAGCGTGCCGCCGGCATTGGCGATCCCCAGCACCAGCGTGCGCGCGCCGGCGGCGCGACCGGCGGCGGCATCCATCCGCGGCAGGTCGAGCGTCAGCGGGCAATCGTCATGCCGCCACTCCCCGACGCAATCGTCCCGGCGGAAGGCGGCGAGCCCGCGCGAGGTCTTGATGCCGATCTCGTCATCGGAATGGCCGAGGTAGAGGAGGTAGGGGCCGGGGATCATCGCGCACCTGTGTCGGAAGGATGACACGGAGCGTAGGGGCGGGCCGTGTCGACGCGCCAATCATGGTGACGGCGGTGGGTATAAAGCGGGATTATGGGCGCGCGGCGCGTCACGAACACCCCTTTGGCGTCGCGCGCAACAGCACCCGCCCCGGCATCGCTCCGGTCGCCGCGCCGTCACGCAGCGCCAGCTTTCCGTTGACGAACAGCGCGCTGACACCGGCGCTGGCGACGCGCGGGTGGACATAGTCCGCGCGCGGCGCGTAACGCGCGGGATCGAACACCACGACATCCGCGAAATAGCCCGGCCGCAGATACCCGCGCCGCGCGATGCGATAGATGTCCGCGGTCGCGCCGGTCGAGCGGCGGATGAAATCGGCGAGCGTGATGACCTTCCGCTCCACCACATAGGTCCGGTATTTCTTCGGGAAGGTCGCCCATTGCCGCGGATGGCCGTCCGACCCGTCGGAGCTGGTGACCACCCACGGCTGCTGCATGAGGAGGTCGACGTCGCGGTCCGCCATGTTGAAGCTGGCGATCGCGCTCCCTGCGGGGTCCGTCCGGTCCCTGTTCGGCACGCGCAGGATGCGGATCGCGGCATCGACCGGCGACAGTTTCCACAGCGTCGCCATCTGCCCCAGCGTGCGCCCGGTCCACGGCTGCCCCTGCGCGGTCAGCAGGATCGATTCCCTGCCCCCGCGGCGGCGCAGGTTCTCCGCCATCTCCGCCTTGATCTTTGCCAGCGTCGCGGGGTCGTCGAACCGCGCGATCATCCTCGCATAGCCGCCGTCGACCGCCCAGCCCGGCACCAGCGCGGCGTCCACGCTGCTGCCCGAGGCGAGCCAGGGATATTGGTCCGCGGTCACCTCCTGCCCCGCGCGGCGCGCCGCCTCGATCGTGGCGATCAGCGTCGGGGCCATGCCCTGCACGTCGACGCCCAGCGCCTTCAGGTGCGCGATATGCACCGGCATCCCAGCCTCGCGCCCGATCCGGATCGCCTCCTTCGTGGAGGCGATCAGGCCGATCGTATAATTGGATTCGTCGCGCTGGTGGCTGTCGTACATGCCGCCGCGCGACGCCGCCTCGCGGGCGACCGCGATCACCTCCTCGGTCTTCGCATAGCTTTGCGGGGCGTAGAACAGCCCCGTCGAGAAGCCGGTCGCCCCCTGGCACATCGCGCCCGCGACCAGCGCCTTTTCCCGCGCCAGTTCGGCCGGCGTCGGCGCACGGTCGTCGCGTCCCAGCACGCGCGTGCGCACCGCGCCGAAGCCGACGAAGGGCACGATGTTGGTGCCCACGCCGCCGGCGGTCAGCTTGCGTGCGTCCGCCGCCACGTCGGGCGTGCCGTATCCGTCGACCCCGGTGACGATCGTCGCCACCCCCTGCGCCAGCCAGGGCAGGTTGACGTGCTGCCGTACATCGGCGGCGCGGATATAGGTATCGGGGTGGGTGTGCGCGTCGATGAAGCCCGGCGCGACGATGCGGTGGCGCGCGTCCACGACCTGTTTCGCGCGCGTATCGCGGGTCGGGCCGACATAGACGATGCGGTCGCCGACGATCTCCACGTCGCCGGTGACGGGGGCGGTGGAGGCCCCGGTGTAGATGGTGCCGCCGCGGATCACGATATCGACGGTGGTGCCCGCCTGCGCGACCGCGGGGCCGGCGAGCAGCGCGGCGAGAGCGAACATCGGCTTCATGCGCGGGTCCCGGGCGACAGGGTGGTGACGGTGCGGACATGCGCGTCGACCGCGGCGCGCGTGTACAGCATCGGGTGCATTTGGCCCGCGATCCACGGATCGTACTGATCGCGGTAGTGCGGGCTCTTCGGATCGGCGGACTGGCCGGGCAGGTTGAGCATGAGCGACTGGTCCCACGCCCCGACGTCGATCACCTGAAGGTAGCTCGCCCCGCCCCCGGTGCGCCAGCCCGGACCATTGCCCAGCCAGCGCGCCATCACCGTATAGCCGTCCCCGCCCGATCCCTTGCCGTCGATCGGCGGGAAGGCGGCGGCGATCGCGGGGATGCGCGACAGCGGATGCGCGATGCGCACCTGATGCAGCGCGTCCCACCGCCACGCCGCAGGATCGGGGCCAAGGAGGGCGCCCGCCCGGTCCCACCCGGCGGCCAGCGACGCGGCGACCAGCGCGGGGCGCTTGCGCGCCTCCGCCACCAGGACGCCGGGCGCGATCTCTGTCACCAGATCCTGCGCGCGCGGCGGGATCAGCACGCCCAGCATCCGCCGCGACAGGTCGCGCCAGACGATCTCGAACAACGCCGCCGCCGCGCTGGCGCCGTCCAGCCGCGCGTTCCAGCCGCGCAGCATGTCCGCCGCGGGGGACGCGCCGGCAGGCAGCAACGCCACGAACGCCTGCGCGGGCAGCGACAGCGTATCGTGCTGGAGCGCGACGCTGTCGGCCAACGTGTGCCGGGGCTGGGCGGACAGCACCGCGGCGATCCGGTCGTAGCGATAGGGATCGCGGAACGAATAGGCCGGGACGCGGTCCGCGGGCCAATCGGCGGGCAGATTGTTCTGATTGGCCGATGCGAACCACCCTTTGGCCGGATTGTATTCGCTCGGCAGGCGGCGGAAGTCGGTGTAGCCGGTCCAGTCGTAGCGCCCGTCGCCCGGCACCGGCAGCAGCCCGTCGCCCCTCTTTCGCGTCGGCTGGAAACCGATCACCTGCCACCCGGTGTTGCCCGCGACGTCGGCATAATGGAAATTGGTCGGCGACGGATGCAGCACGAACGCCTGCTTCAGCGAGGCCCAGTCGCCGGCCAGGTTGATCGCGATCATCGCGAACGCGCCGCTGCCGCCCGGCTGCATCCCGATCGTCGCCAGCACCGTGGCGCGGCGGCGCGCGGGGTCGTGGCTGACCACCGGCCCCTGCACCGCATGGCGCAGCGTCGCGGCGGCGGGGGCGGCATCCTTGACCGGGATCGCCACGTCGATGCGGTCGAACCGCTTCCACCCGCCGCCGTGGCGGTAGCGTTCGGGGTCGTCGGGGTGCAGCTCCAGCACGAACAGGTCGGACTGGTCGATGTGGAAATTGGTGCGTCCGAACGCGAAGCGATCGGTGTGCCCCTGCATGATCCCCGGCAGCCCGGGCGCGCCGCCGCCGATCACGTCCAGCCCCGGCGCGGTCAGATGGGCGACGTGGCGCGGTGCGAAGCCGCCGATCCCCAGATGCGGATCGTTGGCCAGGATCGCACGGCCCGTCGCGGAGCGCTGCGGCGCGATCGTCCAGGCGTTGCTGCCCGCATTGGCGCGCTCCAGCGGGGTGTCCGGCTCCCCCGGCTCGCGGGTCGGCGTCTGCGGCCCGAACGGCAGCGCCCCCAGCCGCAGCACGCCCAGATCCGCTTCGCTCACCGCGGTCACGTCCAGCCCGTCGGGCACGGTCATGCGGTGCGCCGGGCGGAGCGGCGCGACGATCGCATCCAGCTCCAGCAGCCCCAGCGCGGCGAGCTGCGCGCGGCGCACCTCGTCGTCGGCATTTCCCTCCGCCCCGCCGCGCGCCAGCACGAAATCGCGCACGTCCCACGTCAGCGGGCGCACGTTCAGGATCGCATATTCGGCCGGCAGCAGCGACGGATCGGCGGTCACCTCCGCGACGCGGGCGTTGATCCCGGCGCAATAGGCGCGCGCGCAGGCCAGTACGTCGGCGGGCACCCGCGCCAGTTCCGCCGCCGGGTCGCCGCGATAATGGAACAGGCGCGCCGCGGCGTCGTGCCGCGCGAAGTCCGCCCCGAACGCCTCCGCCATCCGCCCCAGGTCGCGGCGGTGCGACAGGTCGATCTGGAACAGCCGGTCGCGCGCGACGACATAGCCCTGCCCGAAGAAGGCATCCGGGATCGTCGCGGCGCGGATGTGCGGCACGCCCCATTCGTCATCCGCGATCTCGATCGGCGCGGACGCTTCCGCCACGACGACGGTGCGCGACGGCGTCGCGACGCCGGCGGGACGCTGCGGCTTCGCCCGGCACGCCGGGGCCAGCGCCACGACCGCGGCGGAGCCGAGCAGGAAGGAGCGACGGTCGAACATCGGACACGAACTCCGGTGGGGATGGCGAATGTCCACGCTAACGGCCCTGCCGCCGCCGTCCATACCGCAGGCGGACGGCGGGCATAGGGCACGGCTATGGCGCGACCGCCGGACGCCACCGTATAGTCGCGGGCTATGGCCTCGCGAAGCGTTCGAAGCGCCGCGCCGCTTGACGCGTCCCGCGCCCGCCCGGCACCTTCGCCCATCGAAACCCGCCAGACCGCCGGCATCCAACGACCGGGGCGCGGGGATCGCGTCGCGCGGGAGCGACGGAAGGCCGCGCCCCGGCGGCGCGGTCAGCGAGCCATTAGGGGGCCATGATGACGATTGAGAGGCAGTTCGACCGCCGCAAGGCTTTCCTCGCCGGCTTCGCGAGCATGGCGGCGCTGGCCGTATCGCTCCCCGCCGCCGCGCAGGAGGCGGCGCCGACCCGCAACACCGCCACCGCGCAGGCGCCGGAGCCCGCGTCCGACAGCGGCGAGGCGGGCCCCGACGTCGTCGTGACCGGCACGCGCATCGTCCGCAGCGGCTTCGAGGCACCGACGCCGCTGACGGTGCTCAGCCGTGAGGACATCCAGAACGGCTCGCCGTCGAACAACATCGCGGACTTCGTCAACCAGCTGCCCGCCCTCGCCGGGTCGACCCGGCCGTCCAACTCGCGCCTCAACCTGTCGAGCGGGCAGGCGGGCATCAATGCGCTCAACCTGCGCAACCTGGGGCCGGAGCGAACGCTGGTGCTGCTCGACGGACGGCGGTCGGTGCCGTCGACGATCAACGGGCTGGTCGACATCAATACGCTGCCGCAGGCACTGATCGAACGGGTCGAGGTCGTCACCGGGGGCGCATCCGCCGCTTACGGCTCGGACGCGGTCGCCGGCGTGGTCAACTTCGTCCTGAACAAGAAGTACCAGGGGCTCAAGGTCGCGATCGACAGCGGCATCACCGAGGAAGGCGACGGCGGGAATTACTCGTTCCAGGTCGCGGGCGGCACCTCGTTCGCCGGTGGTCGCGGCCATATCCTGCTGAGCGGGGAGGTCGCGCATCGCGACGGCATCTTCTCGGTCGACCGCGACTGGAACCAGATCGGCTTCCTCCGCTTCGAAAACCCGGCCTACAACGCCGCCACCAACTCCAGCGTCCCGCAGTACATCTTCGTGCGCGGCGCCGGGCCGACCAATTCCACCCCGGGCGGCATCATCACCAATTCCGCCGGCACCACGCCCAACGCGCTGCGCGGCCTCTATTTCGGGCCGGGCGGGCAGCCGCTGCAATATCAATATGGCGCGCTGACCTTTCCCGCGGTGAGCGGGTCGGCGGCACCGGCGCGGACCGTCGGAGGCGACTGGCGCGTCAACGATACGGGACGGCGCATCGGGCTCGATCCGCTCGACGACCGCTACGGCGTGTTCGGTCGCGTCAGCTTCGAGGTGGCGGACGGGGTCGAGCTGTTCGCGGAAGGGGCGTACAACCGCCAGCACGTCTTCTTCAACGCCGGGCCGAACCTGTCGACCGGCGCGGTGCTGAACGCCACCGGCTGTTCGGGCGCGGCGACCGCCGCGGCCGCGCCGCTGACCTGCAATGCCTTCCTCTACAATACGCTGGGACCCGCGCGGTTGCAGGGCGTGACGAGCGTCACCGTCGCCACGAGCTTCGCCGACCTGCCGTTCCGCGCGGTCGACAACAAGCGCGAGGCGCAGCGTTACGCGGTGGGCGCGGAGGGCGATCTGAACCTGTTCGGCAAACGATCGCCGTGGAACGTCTATGCGCAATACGGCCGCGTGGATACGCGCGAGCAGCTGCGCAACATCCAGAACGTCACGCGGCTGAACAATGCCACGAGCGTCGCCTTCGCGCCGGTGGGCAACGCCGGCGGCTATGCGCCGGGCTCGATCCAGTGCCTCGTCAACCTGAACGCCAGCACCGCCGACGACGATCGCGCCTGCGTGCCGCTCAACCGGCTGGGGCTGGGCGTCGCCAACCCGGCGGCGATCCCGTACGTGCTGGGCGATCCCTACCGCGAGCAGCGGCTGCAACAGATCACCGCGGGCGCCAACCTGTCGCTGACGCCGTTCGCCACCTGGGCGGGCGACGTCAGCATCGCGGTGGGCGCGGAATATCGCGAGGAGAAGGTCAGCGGCTTCGTGCCCAGCGAGTTTCAGCCGGTTCCGGTGCGTGACGCCAGCGGCAACGTCACCGGCGCGACGAACCGCTGGTCGGTCGGCAATTATCTGGCCAGCGTCGGGCGCTACGACGTCAAGGAAGCGTATCTGGAGACGGCGGTCCCGCTCGGCTTCGGGCTGGAGTTCAACGGCGCGGCGCGAGCGACCGACTATTCGACCGCCGGCTACGTCACGACATGGAAGGCGGGCGCGACCTGGCAGCCGATCGAGGACATCCGCCTGCGCGTGACGCGGTCGCGCGACATCCGCGCGCCCAACCTGAACGACCTGTTCCAGGCGGGCGCCGCCAACAGCGATTCGGTGACCAACCCCGGGTTCCAGGACGGCCGCGCCCCCGCCTTCATCCCCGCGGGTCAGCCGCCGCAGTCGGGCTACTCCTATTCGGGCTTCGCCACCGGCAACACGCG of the Sphingomonas adhaesiva genome contains:
- a CDS encoding penicillin acylase family protein — its product is MFDRRSFLLGSAAVVALAPACRAKPQRPAGVATPSRTVVVAEASAPIEIADDEWGVPHIRAATIPDAFFGQGYVVARDRLFQIDLSHRRDLGRMAEAFGADFARHDAAARLFHYRGDPAAELARVPADVLACARAYCAGINARVAEVTADPSLLPAEYAILNVRPLTWDVRDFVLARGGAEGNADDEVRRAQLAALGLLELDAIVAPLRPAHRMTVPDGLDVTAVSEADLGVLRLGALPFGPQTPTREPGEPDTPLERANAGSNAWTIAPQRSATGRAILANDPHLGIGGFAPRHVAHLTAPGLDVIGGGAPGLPGIMQGHTDRFAFGRTNFHIDQSDLFVLELHPDDPERYRHGGGWKRFDRIDVAIPVKDAAPAAATLRHAVQGPVVSHDPARRRATVLATIGMQPGGSGAFAMIAINLAGDWASLKQAFVLHPSPTNFHYADVAGNTGWQVIGFQPTRKRGDGLLPVPGDGRYDWTGYTDFRRLPSEYNPAKGWFASANQNNLPADWPADRVPAYSFRDPYRYDRIAAVLSAQPRHTLADSVALQHDTLSLPAQAFVALLPAGASPAADMLRGWNARLDGASAAAALFEIVWRDLSRRMLGVLIPPRAQDLVTEIAPGVLVAEARKRPALVAASLAAGWDRAGALLGPDPAAWRWDALHQVRIAHPLSRIPAIAAAFPPIDGKGSGGDGYTVMARWLGNGPGWRTGGGASYLQVIDVGAWDQSLMLNLPGQSADPKSPHYRDQYDPWIAGQMHPMLYTRAAVDAHVRTVTTLSPGTRA
- a CDS encoding N-acyl-D-amino-acid deacylase family protein; the encoded protein is MKPMFALAALLAGPAVAQAGTTVDIVIRGGTIYTGASTAPVTGDVEIVGDRIVYVGPTRDTRAKQVVDARHRIVAPGFIDAHTHPDTYIRAADVRQHVNLPWLAQGVATIVTGVDGYGTPDVAADARKLTAGGVGTNIVPFVGFGAVRTRVLGRDDRAPTPAELAREKALVAGAMCQGATGFSTGLFYAPQSYAKTEEVIAVAREAASRGGMYDSHQRDESNYTIGLIASTKEAIRIGREAGMPVHIAHLKALGVDVQGMAPTLIATIEAARRAGQEVTADQYPWLASGSSVDAALVPGWAVDGGYARMIARFDDPATLAKIKAEMAENLRRRGGRESILLTAQGQPWTGRTLGQMATLWKLSPVDAAIRILRVPNRDRTDPAGSAIASFNMADRDVDLLMQQPWVVTSSDGSDGHPRQWATFPKKYRTYVVERKVITLADFIRRSTGATADIYRIARRGYLRPGYFADVVVFDPARYAPRADYVHPRVASAGVSALFVNGKLALRDGAATGAMPGRVLLRATPKGCS
- the dgcN gene encoding N-acetyltransferase DgcN; this encodes MIPGPYLLYLGHSDDEIGIKTSRGLAAFRRDDCVGEWRHDDCPLTLDLPRMDAAAGRAAGARTLVLGIANAGGTLGADLIADALTAIASGMNVASGLHQRLRDEPRLVAAAAQAGVSLFDVRDPPAHLPVGNGRARAGNRLLTVGTDCSVGKMYATLTLRDAFRARGLAADFRATGQTGILIAGDGVPLDAVVADFISGAIEVLTPARDDDGWDLIEGQGSLFHPSFAGVSTGLLHGAQPRAIVLCHDPSRGHMRGLPHYALPGLAECLAANLSVARLTSPDVQAVGVALNTVKLDEAAARRLCAETADALGLPCTDPYRFGADAIVDWTLTCCAPSPHPMTASR
- the dgcA gene encoding N-acetyl-D-Glu racemase DgcA, producing the protein MLRTLSASHDRFALNAPFRIARGVKTAADVVTVNIRDGAHVGRGEGVPYPRYGETIPDALAQIAAIAALVEAGASRADIATVMPAGAARNAVDNALWDVEARVAGREVAALAGVAAAAPVASAITIAIDAPDAMAAVAARHATVPLLKVKVNREDAAAQIAAVRAAAPAPRLIVDPNESWTIAEVDGLAAFLREQRVDLLEQPLPAGEDGALAQVSAGIAICADESLHTRADLAALRGRYSHVNVKLDKTGGLTEALALADDAVAKGFGLMVGCMVCSSLGIAPALLLAGRAAFVDLDGPLWLAQDRDGGVRNRGGILHPPARGFWGAA
- a CDS encoding TonB-dependent receptor plug domain-containing protein produces the protein MMTIERQFDRRKAFLAGFASMAALAVSLPAAAQEAAPTRNTATAQAPEPASDSGEAGPDVVVTGTRIVRSGFEAPTPLTVLSREDIQNGSPSNNIADFVNQLPALAGSTRPSNSRLNLSSGQAGINALNLRNLGPERTLVLLDGRRSVPSTINGLVDINTLPQALIERVEVVTGGASAAYGSDAVAGVVNFVLNKKYQGLKVAIDSGITEEGDGGNYSFQVAGGTSFAGGRGHILLSGEVAHRDGIFSVDRDWNQIGFLRFENPAYNAATNSSVPQYIFVRGAGPTNSTPGGIITNSAGTTPNALRGLYFGPGGQPLQYQYGALTFPAVSGSAAPARTVGGDWRVNDTGRRIGLDPLDDRYGVFGRVSFEVADGVELFAEGAYNRQHVFFNAGPNLSTGAVLNATGCSGAATAAAAPLTCNAFLYNTLGPARLQGVTSVTVATSFADLPFRAVDNKREAQRYAVGAEGDLNLFGKRSPWNVYAQYGRVDTREQLRNIQNVTRLNNATSVAFAPVGNAGGYAPGSIQCLVNLNASTADDDRACVPLNRLGLGVANPAAIPYVLGDPYREQRLQQITAGANLSLTPFATWAGDVSIAVGAEYREEKVSGFVPSEFQPVPVRDASGNVTGATNRWSVGNYLASVGRYDVKEAYLETAVPLGFGLEFNGAARATDYSTAGYVTTWKAGATWQPIEDIRLRVTRSRDIRAPNLNDLFQAGAANSDSVTNPGFQDGRAPAFIPAGQPPQSGYSYSGFATGNTRLGPEKSDQWNVGAVLTPRFLPGFNLSVDYFDIKVRDGISTFSAQQIVNLCYLGNTDFCDAVSIDQSRTQNPAQPYLIIGSQPFNAASQKVRGVDIDASYRLPLDRLFGETNGAVTVRGIATRYIDNLFDSGVPQSIVLNSVGVNSGQTTTPTWIYRASVAVDTDDFSITAVGRGVSAGKYAASGIECQTTCPVATTNVPTYQSNRIDGVFYADLNLTQKVRFDGAEAEFFVNVTNLFNRDPMLLPETGLAANSTYSDLLGRQFRIGIRMETR